In a single window of the Vibrio celticus genome:
- a CDS encoding LysR family transcriptional regulator gives MSDVEKLDLNLLSVFLEVYRLKSITLASESLGMTQPGVSGALKRLQSQLDTDLFIREGRGIIPTNAAVQLANRVEPALEGITSAVSTLKQFDNQQHHVFRILVNEIGLTKLQPLVEQDETLGNISIEFNMVPNNEEELLQSLSMQQADLAIDIHYPQVNGYMKQPMIEDELVLIARKGHPRINGSVTQEQYYNEKHVTFRMRRTRLYTADYFTKSPLKQRKVSAECDSLMTMCVLVSGSDCVGSTSRDFANQFSESFQLQVLDQPFEILPMQQYMIWHKRTDLNPAHQWLRNKIQQYMAD, from the coding sequence GTGAGCGACGTGGAAAAGTTGGATTTAAATCTATTGAGCGTGTTCTTAGAAGTGTATCGATTAAAGTCGATCACGCTTGCATCAGAATCGCTTGGTATGACTCAGCCCGGGGTGAGTGGAGCCTTGAAGCGACTCCAATCTCAGCTTGATACCGACCTGTTTATTCGTGAAGGGCGCGGGATTATTCCGACCAACGCTGCGGTGCAATTAGCAAACCGAGTGGAACCGGCTCTTGAAGGCATAACCAGTGCAGTTAGTACCTTAAAGCAGTTCGATAATCAGCAGCATCATGTGTTTCGAATTCTGGTGAATGAGATCGGTTTAACCAAGCTTCAACCCCTTGTCGAGCAAGATGAAACGTTAGGAAATATCTCTATTGAGTTCAATATGGTGCCGAACAACGAAGAAGAGCTTCTTCAGAGTTTAAGCATGCAGCAAGCCGATTTGGCGATTGATATCCATTACCCGCAAGTTAATGGATATATGAAGCAGCCGATGATTGAAGATGAGTTGGTGCTAATTGCTCGAAAGGGGCATCCGAGAATCAATGGCTCTGTGACGCAAGAGCAATATTACAACGAAAAGCATGTTACTTTTAGAATGCGTCGAACCCGTTTATACACGGCAGATTATTTTACCAAGTCGCCACTGAAACAGAGAAAAGTGAGTGCCGAGTGTGACTCGCTGATGACCATGTGTGTGCTGGTATCGGGCTCAGATTGTGTCGGCAGCACATCGCGTGATTTTGCCAATCAATTTTCCGAATCCTTCCAGCTTCAAGTCCTTGATCAGCCGTTTGAAATCTTACCGATGCAGCAATACATGATCTGGCATAAGAGAACCGATTTGAATCCTGCTCATCAGTGGTTGAGAAACAAGATTCAACAATACATGGCTGATTAA
- a CDS encoding alkyl/aryl-sulfatase — translation MKTSRTFKNASLFLAISLAFPAIAANHDHAHFSEIGDQGGKSATEMTTKANQEFAKTLNFADTRAFDNNNKGLIASFDQETGDIIRNSFNFIDPSVTNADQAPDSVNPSLWRQAVLNQAAEGLYEVVPGKVYQVRGADLASISFIRSDNGWIAYDVLLTKEAAAKSLKFFKSNVPDGGELPVVAMIYSHSHADHFGGARAIKDAYPDVKVYGSKNITKEIVDENVLAGNAMSRRTAYQYGATLNRHEHGIVDAALSKGLSTGSITYVLPDYELNHNEEIETLVIDGLEMQFMDASGTEAASEMVTYIPSMKALWTGELTYQGMHNLYTLRGAKVRDGLKWSKKINEMLVTWGEDTEVLFASHSSPIWGEQEISDYLKMQRDAYGFTHNQTLRLANNGVVLQDIGDEIYKVMPNSIQQSWHTNGYHGTYSHNARAVYNMYLGYFDMNPANLNPLPIKPESVKFVEYMGGSDAVIEKAQQDFQEGEYRFVATALNKVIQAEPENKVARGLLADTYEQLGYQSEGAGWRNIYLTGAQELRIGTQPGAPKTASPDVLANMTIENLLDYLAVKVDSLKAQETPFTLNIQLPDVQEFYYVEMSNGNLNNIQVNELQDADTTLIINKSDVSDIVLKKTSLGKLLEDGQAGVKGDKTSLNKLLSSLTEADTSFEIVPRPNKGEEVDAELYQDSHEHAH, via the coding sequence ATGAAAACTTCTCGCACGTTCAAAAATGCATCACTGTTCCTAGCTATCTCGCTGGCATTCCCGGCGATTGCAGCTAACCATGACCACGCACACTTCAGCGAAATTGGCGATCAAGGTGGCAAAAGCGCAACCGAGATGACGACTAAGGCAAACCAAGAGTTCGCAAAAACACTTAACTTTGCCGACACTCGCGCTTTCGACAATAACAACAAGGGTCTTATTGCTAGCTTCGACCAAGAGACGGGCGACATCATTCGTAATAGCTTTAACTTCATCGATCCAAGTGTGACGAATGCAGACCAAGCACCAGATTCAGTAAACCCTTCACTGTGGCGCCAAGCGGTATTGAACCAAGCGGCAGAAGGTTTATATGAGGTTGTTCCGGGTAAAGTTTACCAAGTTCGAGGTGCTGACTTAGCGTCTATCTCTTTCATTCGTAGTGACAACGGTTGGATCGCTTATGACGTACTCCTGACCAAAGAAGCGGCCGCTAAATCTCTCAAATTCTTCAAGAGCAATGTGCCTGATGGCGGTGAACTGCCCGTCGTTGCAATGATTTACTCTCACTCGCACGCTGATCACTTTGGTGGCGCAAGAGCAATCAAAGACGCGTACCCAGATGTAAAAGTGTACGGTTCGAAAAACATCACTAAAGAAATCGTCGACGAAAACGTATTGGCAGGTAATGCAATGTCTCGTCGTACCGCTTATCAATATGGCGCAACCCTGAACCGACACGAACACGGTATTGTTGATGCGGCACTGTCGAAAGGCCTATCAACCGGTAGCATTACTTACGTACTGCCAGACTACGAGCTGAACCATAACGAAGAGATTGAAACTCTGGTTATCGACGGCTTAGAAATGCAATTCATGGATGCTTCAGGTACCGAAGCGGCCTCTGAAATGGTGACCTACATTCCAAGCATGAAAGCACTTTGGACTGGCGAACTGACCTACCAAGGCATGCATAACCTGTACACGCTGCGTGGCGCTAAAGTACGTGACGGCTTGAAATGGTCTAAGAAGATCAACGAGATGTTAGTCACTTGGGGTGAAGATACTGAGGTGCTGTTTGCGTCTCACTCATCGCCAATTTGGGGCGAACAAGAGATCTCTGATTACCTAAAAATGCAGCGTGACGCTTACGGTTTTACTCATAACCAAACGCTTCGCTTAGCCAATAACGGTGTGGTTCTACAAGACATCGGGGACGAGATTTACAAGGTCATGCCAAACAGCATTCAACAGTCTTGGCACACCAACGGTTACCACGGTACCTACTCTCACAATGCTCGCGCTGTGTACAACATGTACCTTGGTTACTTCGACATGAACCCAGCGAACCTAAACCCATTACCAATCAAGCCAGAGTCAGTGAAGTTTGTTGAGTACATGGGCGGCAGCGACGCTGTGATTGAAAAAGCACAGCAAGACTTCCAAGAAGGTGAATACCGCTTCGTTGCAACAGCACTGAATAAGGTGATTCAAGCTGAGCCAGAGAACAAAGTTGCACGTGGCTTATTGGCAGATACTTACGAGCAATTGGGTTATCAATCAGAAGGTGCAGGTTGGAGAAACATCTACCTAACCGGCGCTCAAGAGCTTCGCATTGGCACACAACCGGGCGCACCAAAGACTGCATCTCCGGATGTGTTGGCTAACATGACCATTGAGAACTTGTTGGATTACTTAGCAGTTAAAGTGGATTCGCTAAAGGCACAAGAAACACCATTTACGTTGAATATTCAGCTACCAGATGTACAAGAGTTTTACTACGTTGAAATGTCTAACGGTAACCTGAACAACATTCAAGTGAACGAGCTGCAAGATGCAGATACAACACTGATCATCAATAAGTCTGACGTGTCTGACATCGTGCTTAAGAAAACAAGCCTTGGAAAACTGTTAGAAGACGGACAAGCAGGCGTGAAAGGTGATAAGACATCACTTAACAAACTGCTGTCTTCATTGACAGAAGCTGACACCTCTTTTGAGATTGTTCCTCGTCCAAACAAAGGCGAAGAAGTTGATGCCGAGCTATACCAAGATTCACACGAGCACGCTCACTAA
- a CDS encoding SDR family NAD(P)-dependent oxidoreductase encodes MRKKIMITGATDGIGLETAKMLAQQGHHILIHGRNPTKLSKVEAGLSRLSKDAIIENYVADLSSLSEVKALANQIKSKHEQLDVLINNAGVYKVSEVTTSDNLDVRFVVNTIAPYLLTQKLLPLFDANGRIVNLSSAAQSSVDLEALVSPNPDALDGPIYAQSKLALTMWSIHLAHQLRDQGPLIIPVNPASFLGSKLVKDAYGLEGNDLGIGADILCRAALSEEFSNASGKYFDNDSGLFKDPHADALNTEKNQKLMTTLDQLLTEPL; translated from the coding sequence ATGCGAAAAAAGATCATGATTACAGGTGCGACAGATGGTATCGGTTTAGAGACCGCGAAAATGTTAGCCCAACAAGGGCATCACATCCTTATCCATGGACGTAACCCAACAAAACTCAGCAAAGTAGAAGCCGGCCTTTCTCGATTATCCAAGGATGCGATTATCGAAAATTATGTTGCTGATCTCTCTTCTCTTTCTGAAGTTAAAGCCCTCGCCAACCAAATAAAGTCGAAGCATGAACAGCTCGATGTACTCATTAACAATGCTGGTGTCTACAAGGTTTCGGAAGTCACCACCTCAGACAACCTTGATGTACGTTTTGTTGTGAACACCATTGCCCCTTATTTACTGACTCAAAAGCTGCTACCACTTTTTGATGCCAACGGTCGCATCGTCAATCTATCTTCAGCCGCTCAGTCATCGGTCGATCTCGAGGCACTTGTCAGCCCAAATCCTGACGCTTTAGATGGCCCCATCTACGCACAAAGTAAGTTGGCGTTAACGATGTGGTCAATCCATCTTGCGCACCAATTAAGAGATCAAGGGCCTCTAATCATTCCCGTTAATCCGGCCTCATTTCTTGGCAGTAAATTGGTCAAAGATGCGTATGGTTTGGAAGGTAATGACTTAGGGATTGGCGCTGATATCTTATGCCGAGCGGCACTATCGGAAGAGTTTTCTAACGCTTCTGGGAAGTATTTTGATAATGACTCAGGGCTATTTAAAGACCCTCATGCTGATGCATTAAATACGGAGAAAAATCAGAAAC